Below is a genomic region from bacterium.
TCCGAAGGACCCAGGACGACTCGATCGAAAAGGACCGCGCGTCCGAGGCGTTAAAGACGCGCGAGGGAGAACTGATGGCGGAAGTCGAAAGCCTGCAAAAGGAACTCGAGGCGCGCGAGGAAGCGGTCGCCACGCTGAAGGGACAACTCGACGGGCTGAACGCGGAGATCAAGTCAAAGTTCATTGAGCTTGACCGCGTCGTGTCCGAGAAGGAGGCGTTCGTCGCCGCGGCGAAGGAGCGCTTCGACGCGCTCGAAAACAAGACGACCGGCCAGGCGCAAAAGATCGTCGACCTGGACACGGAGCTGGCGGGCGCGCGCGCGCAGCTTGACCGAACGTCCGCCGACCTCGCGGCGACCGCGCACAACTACGAGATCGCCGCGAGCGACCTCGACAAGATCCGCCGCCACGCCTCGAACCTGGAGGGCGAACTCGACCGTCTGCGCCGCCACTACGCGCTCGCCGAGCGAATCCTGCTCGATCTTCAGGAGGACGAGGAGTTTCGCGGATACTTGAGGCGCAAGCACCGCATTGCCAAATACACCGGACGCCTGCCGCGCCTTGGCGTGCTGTGGGGCGTCAACCTGGTGACGAACGCCTACATGGAATGGTGGCAAAATCGAACGGGCGTTCAAATTTTCCCCGGTATGAAACGCATCGAGGACAAGGGCAAAAACGGCGACCACCGCCCGATGATGAAATAAGACGCACTTCGGATTCCGGATCGCGTTTCGCGACTAACGGAGCCGCGCACGCCGGCAAGCGGCCTCCCCGACTGCGCCGGGTGACGGCCCTTCGATAACACCAAGAATCCACGCCGCGAGCGCCGGCAAGCGGTGCATTCCGCACGCGGGCCCGTGCGTCTTGCGTATCGTCCCTTTCGCACACGCTCCAATGTTTCCGCACCTTTCACATTCTTACGAATTTCTGAAAATCCGGATTGACTCGTCCGTCCGTATCATTTAGTTTGCTCATCAGACGGACTGACGAGTCCGTCCGGTTTTGATCCCCCTGCCGCCAATCCGGCTCGAACGAACGGGAGCGCAAGCATGACCACCGACCTACGCAAGCGCGCCGATCTGGAGCGAAAGCGCAAAAGCCGCGAGGCGCTCCTTGCCGCGGCGCGGCGCGTGTTCGCGTCGCGCGGCTATCACGCAACGCTCATCGCCGACATCGTCGCCGAGGCGGGTTTCGGCCAGGGCACCTTCTATCGCCACTTCGAGGACAAACGCGAAATCTTCGTGACGCTGCTTTCGCGCCTGTCGGGCGAGATGCTCGAGCAGTTCTCCGCGATGAGCGCGCGCCTCCCGCAAAACGAGGTCGAATACCGCGCCGCGTCGATCGACGCCGTCACGCGCGCCGCGCACGTCGCGCAAAAAAACCGCGACCTCGCCCTGCTGTTCCTGCGCGAGGCGCGTTCGGTCGATCGCGAGATCGAGGCGCTCGTCGAGGAGGTCTTCTCGGAGTTCGCGCTGCTCGCGAGGCACTACCTCGATCACGCGATCGCAGCGGGTTTCGCTCGGCCGTGCGATACGCGCGTCGTCTCGCGCGCCATCGTCGGCATGGCGACGCAGTTCATCGATCTGTGGGTCAAGGGGGAGATCGCCGACGGCGATGTGGATGCCGTCGTGCGTGAGCTTGTGGATTTCGCGTTTCTCGGATTCGGGCCGGGCGCGGCGCATTCGGGGGCCGCGCGCGAAAATGAATCGACGAAAAAATCGACAGCGAAACCGGCCAAAAAGGCCGCCGGGGGGAGGAAGTCGGCATGACGAAGATGAAGGGAAAGACGGTGCTCATCACCGGCGCCGCGGGCGGAATCGGTTTCGCCACGGCGGAATGTTTCGCGAAGGCGAACGCGCGCGTGATTCTGACCGACGTCAACGCCGAGGCCGTACACGGCGCGGCGCGGCGCCTGACCGACAAGGGTTTCGACGCGATGGCGCACGCTTGCGACGTGACGAAAATCGCGCACGTAAAAAAGCTTGCGGCCGATGTCACTCAAACGCATGGCGGTATCGATGTGCTGATCAACAACGCGGGCATCGGCTACGCCGGCGAGTTGGCCGAAACGTCGCTGTCCACGTGGAAGCGGCTCGTCAATGTCAACCTGTTCGGCCCGCTGCATCACGTCGATGCGTTCCTGCCCGCGATGATCGCGCAAGGCGCGGGGCACATCGTCAACGTCTCGAGCGGCCAGGCGTTTTTCCGCCTGCCGACCTGGGGCGCGTACGCCGCGGTCAAGCTCGCCGTCGGCGCGTGGTCCGAGTTGCTCGGCGTGGAACTCGCCAAATACGGCGTGAGCGTCACGACGGTGTACCCGTTCATGGTGAACACCGGCTTCTACGACAAGATCGAAGCCGAAACCTGGGGGCAGCGCATGAGCATGAAGCTGCTCCCCTATTACTCGCACACGCCCGAAAAGGTCGGCCGCATCATCTTCCGCGCGGTCGAGAGGAAACGGAAGGTCGAGATGGTCAGCGTCATCAACGATGTCGGTTACTTCGCGCGGCTCGTACCGCCGGTCGCCGGCGCCATGGCCTACATCACGAACCGCGTGCTCGCCGGCCCCGCCCGCCCGCACGCGAGCGGGAGCGCATCATGATTGTCAATCGCCTGCGCGAATTCTTCGCCGAACACCCGGTCGGTTTTCACATGGACGAGGTGATGGTAGGTGAGCACGAGCTGGTCGGGAACGGGCGCCCGCGCGGGAGGCGGCCGTTTGAATTCGCCGTCACGTGGGGCCCGCGCGATCTGGCCGCATGGCTCGATCCGCGCGGCGACCGATTCCTCACGCAGGAGCTTTCCGGCTGGATCACCGCCGACGGTCTTTGCGAAAAGGCCGCCTGCCGGGGCACGCTGGCGCTCCGCTATTTCGACGACCACGCGATCACCTACGACTTCACCTTCACGGCGAACGGGCGCGGCTATCGTTTCGTCGGCGAGAAGGTGAATATCCGCTGGTGGAACCTGCCTTTCTCGCACACGACGTGCTTCGGCACGATCGCCGACGCGAAGACCGGGCGCCTCGTGTCGCGATCCGTCACGCATTTCCGGATGCGGAGCGCGCCGCGCTTCCTCGCAAGCCTTCGCGTCACGCGCGGCGAGGCGCACGCGGCCTAGCGCCTTAACCTTTCGCGCTCCCGTTTCGTCCTTACACAAGGAGGAGGCGGGAGTGTTGTATGCTTCGCCGCATGAAACCGGACGCCGCGATCCGCCGGCGCTCGTCGCCGCGCACGCGCGCCATGGCGATCGCGCTCGCCTTCGTTTTCGCCGCCGCGTGTGCGACGGTGCCGCTCACCGGGCGCAAGCAGCTTGCGCTCATCCCCGACAAGACCCTGCATGACGCGGCGGACAGCCAGTACCGCTCCTTTCTGAAGCAGAACAACAAGAGCGCGAATAAATCCGACGTTCGCATGGTGAAACGTGTCGGCGACCGCATCTCCGATTCCGTCGAGACGTACTTCAAACGCCACGGCATGCGCTCGCGCGTTCGCGGCTACGACTGGGAATACAACCTCATCCAGGCCGACAAGACCGCCAACGCCTGGTGCATGCCCGGCGGCAAGGTCGCCGTGTACACGGGCATCCTCCCGCTGACGCAAGACGAAACCGGCCTTGCGGTCGTGATGGGGCACGAGATCGCGCACGCGGCGGCGCACCATTCCGCGGAGCGCGTCAGCCAAATGATGCTGGCGCAGGCCGGCGCCACCGCGCTTGCCGTCGCGCTGCGCGGCGAAAAACGCGCATCCGTCAAGACCGCCGTCGGCGCGGCGTATGGCCTCGGCGTCACCTACGGCGCGCTTTTGCCGTTTTCGCGCGAGCACGAACTCGAGGCCGACCGCCTGGGGCTCATCTTCATGGCGATGGCGGGATACGATCCGCGCGAAGCGGCGGACTTCTGGAAACGCATGGGCGAAAAGAGCGGAAAGACCGTGGAGTTCCTTTCAACGCACCCCGTCAGCACGACGCGCGTCAAGAAAATCCGCAAGCACATGCGCGACGCGATGGGGTATTACGTGGCGCGGGAATGACGCGGCGCTTCGATGCCCCACCCGTGCCCGTGCCCGTGCCCATGCCCTAAAGCCAATGGACAAAATGGACATGATGGACCGAATGGACGGCGATCAGACGTCAGCTCGTGTGGGCGTCGGCTGATTGCTGACTGCTGATTGCTGACTGCTGACTGCTGATTGCTGACTGCTGATTGCTGACGGCGGATTGCTGACGGCTGATTGCTGACTGCTGACGGCCGGCGCCGCATTCCAGACTCGACAATCCCCATTTCGCTCCTCGTTTGCCCCATCGCCCTCGCGCGGCTAGATTGATCGCCTTCAACGTATGCGCGTCGAATCGACAAGGGGCGAATCATGGCGGGTGAGAAAAGCGGCGGGCGGCTGATCGCCGACATGCTCAAGGCCGAGGGAGTCGAGGTCGTCTTCGGCATCATCGACGGAACCTATTTTGGCTTTTACGCGAGCCTGCGCGAGGTGGGCATCCGCCACGTCACGCCCCGGCACGAGACGAGCGCCGTGCACATGGCCGGCGCGTATGCGTGGCTGACCGGCAAGCTTGGCGTGTGCATGGCCTCGAACGGCCCCGGCGTCGCCAACGCGCTGCCGGGCATCGCCGTGGAACACACCGAGGGCCATCGCGTCCTCATCATCACGAGCTGCCGCCGGCATCCGATCGTCTATCCCGATCGCGGCGGATCTTATCAGGGCTTCGACCAGATCGCGACGACGCGGCCGATCACCAAGTGGAACGCCGCGGTACCCTCCTACGAACGCATTCCTGAACTGATGCGCAAGGCGCTGCGCGCGTCGTGGACCGGCAAGCCGGGCGTCGTGCATCTCGACGTTCCCGAAAACATCATGAACGGGAAATTCGACGCGGCCCCCGCCGCGCAATCGCCCGCGCAATATCGCCGCGTTCACGCGCCCGCGCCCGATCCGGCGCTCGTGCGCGAGGCCGCGAACATCCTCATCGACGCCGCGTCGCCGATCATCCACGCGGGCTGCGGCGCCGTGCACGCGCGCGCGTTCGACGAGCTGCGCCGCGTCGCGGAACTCTTGCACGCGCCCGTGACGACAAGCTGGGGCGGTAGAGGCGCGCTGCCCGAGACGCACCCGCTCGCCATTCCGATGATCCACGTCAAGGTGAACATGCAGGTGCACAACGACGCGGACGCCGTGCTCGCGATCGGCACGCGATTCGGCGAGACCGACTGGTGGGGCAAGCCGCCCTACTGGCGCGCGCCGGGTGAGCAGCAGGTCGTGCAGGTGGACATCGACGAGTCGTCGCTCGGGCTGAACAAGCCGGTGACGCTGGCCGTGCATGCCGACGCGCGCACGTTTCTCGCCGCGCTCGCGGAAGAGATCTCAAGCCGCGCGCCGGATGTTTCCGCGCGCAAGGCGCTCGTGGACAAACATCGCGCGCTTGTCGTGGAGGCGCGCGCCGCGCTCGACAAGAAGCTCGAGGCCGAAACCAACGGCGTGCATCCCGCCGCCGTCGGCTCCGCGGTGCGCGAGGTGTTCGGCGACGACGCGGTGCTCGTCATGGACGGCGGCAACACCGCGATCTGGGGGCAGTTCTATTCCGTCGCCGCGAATCCCGGCGCGCTGCTGTCCACCTTCAAAATGGGCATGCTCGGCGCGGGCGTCGCGCAGGTGCTCGCGGCGAAGGTCGCGCGGCCGAACGTCCCGGCGGTGTGCGTCATCGGCGACGGCGCCATGGGCTTTCAGCCGCAGGAAATCGAAACCGCCGTGCGCGAAAATCTCCCGGTCGTGTACGTCGTCCTCGCCGACAAGGCCTGGGGCATGGTGAAGATGAACCAGCAGTTCACGCTGCGCCCGCTGAAGACGCTCATTAAAAAATCGCTCGACGCGGACGAGACGATCAACGCCGATCTCACCGACACGAAGTGGGACGCTCTCGCGGAGGCGTTCGGCGCGCACGGCGAACGCGCGAAGACAAACGCCGATCTCATCCCCGCGCTCACGCGCGCGCGCGACGCCGGCCGTTGCGCCGTGGTGCACGTGGAGGTCGATCCCGTCACGCACATGTGGGCGCCGTCGCTCAAGGACTTCAAGGACATGCACGCGGAGCCCAAGGGCTGATCGTGGACGCGGTCGATTCGATCCGCCTCTCGTTCAATCCGCAAACGCTCACCGCGCTCAACGTCATCCTCGCGTTCGTCATGTTCGGCGTGGCGCTGGATTTGCGCGTCGACGATTTTCGCCGCGTCGCGCGCGATCCGAAAGGCCCGGCGATCGGCCTTGTCTGCCAGATCCTGTTCCTGCCTGCGGCGACGTATCTGCTGACGCGCGCGATCGACCCCGCGCCGAGCATCGCGCTCGGCATGATCCTCGTCGCCAGTTGCCCGGGCGGAAACATCTCGAATTTCGTGACGCACCTGGCCGGCGGCAACACCGCCTTGTCGGTCAGCATGACGGCCGTATCGACGGCGGTCGCCGTCGCCGCGACGCCGTTCAATTTCGCCCTCTGGGGCTCGATGGCGCCCGAGACCGCGTCGATCCTGCGCGCGATCGAGGTGTCGCCGTGGGAACTCGCCTCGACGGTTCTCGCCATCCTCGGCCTGCCGCTTGCCGTGGGCATGCTCGTCGCCGCGCAATTTCCCGCGTTCGCCGCGCGCGCGCATCGGCCGATGAAGATCTTCGCCATCGGCTTTTTCTCGCTGTTCATCGTCGCCGCGCTCGTCGCGAACGTTTCGCAGTTCATGACCGCGATGGGCTTTGTGCTTGTCGTCGTCGCGGCGCACAATTCCCTGGCGCTCGGACTTGGCTACGCCGGCGCTCGTCTTTTCGGTTTGCAAAGC
It encodes:
- a CDS encoding TetR/AcrR family transcriptional regulator, which codes for MTTDLRKRADLERKRKSREALLAAARRVFASRGYHATLIADIVAEAGFGQGTFYRHFEDKREIFVTLLSRLSGEMLEQFSAMSARLPQNEVEYRAASIDAVTRAAHVAQKNRDLALLFLREARSVDREIEALVEEVFSEFALLARHYLDHAIAAGFARPCDTRVVSRAIVGMATQFIDLWVKGEIADGDVDAVVRELVDFAFLGFGPGAAHSGAARENESTKKSTAKPAKKAAGGRKSA
- a CDS encoding thiamine pyrophosphate-binding protein produces the protein MAGEKSGGRLIADMLKAEGVEVVFGIIDGTYFGFYASLREVGIRHVTPRHETSAVHMAGAYAWLTGKLGVCMASNGPGVANALPGIAVEHTEGHRVLIITSCRRHPIVYPDRGGSYQGFDQIATTRPITKWNAAVPSYERIPELMRKALRASWTGKPGVVHLDVPENIMNGKFDAAPAAQSPAQYRRVHAPAPDPALVREAANILIDAASPIIHAGCGAVHARAFDELRRVAELLHAPVTTSWGGRGALPETHPLAIPMIHVKVNMQVHNDADAVLAIGTRFGETDWWGKPPYWRAPGEQQVVQVDIDESSLGLNKPVTLAVHADARTFLAALAEEISSRAPDVSARKALVDKHRALVVEARAALDKKLEAETNGVHPAAVGSAVREVFGDDAVLVMDGGNTAIWGQFYSVAANPGALLSTFKMGMLGAGVAQVLAAKVARPNVPAVCVIGDGAMGFQPQEIETAVRENLPVVYVVLADKAWGMVKMNQQFTLRPLKTLIKKSLDADETINADLTDTKWDALAEAFGAHGERAKTNADLIPALTRARDAGRCAVVHVEVDPVTHMWAPSLKDFKDMHAEPKG
- a CDS encoding SDR family oxidoreductase encodes the protein MTKMKGKTVLITGAAGGIGFATAECFAKANARVILTDVNAEAVHGAARRLTDKGFDAMAHACDVTKIAHVKKLAADVTQTHGGIDVLINNAGIGYAGELAETSLSTWKRLVNVNLFGPLHHVDAFLPAMIAQGAGHIVNVSSGQAFFRLPTWGAYAAVKLAVGAWSELLGVELAKYGVSVTTVYPFMVNTGFYDKIEAETWGQRMSMKLLPYYSHTPEKVGRIIFRAVERKRKVEMVSVINDVGYFARLVPPVAGAMAYITNRVLAGPARPHASGSAS
- a CDS encoding bile acid:sodium symporter family protein encodes the protein MDAVDSIRLSFNPQTLTALNVILAFVMFGVALDLRVDDFRRVARDPKGPAIGLVCQILFLPAATYLLTRAIDPAPSIALGMILVASCPGGNISNFVTHLAGGNTALSVSMTAVSTAVAVAATPFNFALWGSMAPETASILRAIEVSPWELASTVLAILGLPLAVGMLVAAQFPAFAARAHRPMKIFAIGFFSLFIVAALVANVSQFMTAMGFVLVVVAAHNSLALGLGYAGARLFGLQSRDRRAVAIEVGMQNSALGLALVFNFFDGLGGMAVICAWWGVWHLVSGLSLALGLAWRDRRAAAASPS
- a CDS encoding M48 family metallopeptidase — translated: MAIALAFVFAAACATVPLTGRKQLALIPDKTLHDAADSQYRSFLKQNNKSANKSDVRMVKRVGDRISDSVETYFKRHGMRSRVRGYDWEYNLIQADKTANAWCMPGGKVAVYTGILPLTQDETGLAVVMGHEIAHAAAHHSAERVSQMMLAQAGATALAVALRGEKRASVKTAVGAAYGLGVTYGALLPFSREHELEADRLGLIFMAMAGYDPREAADFWKRMGEKSGKTVEFLSTHPVSTTRVKKIRKHMRDAMGYYVARE